A single window of Macaca mulatta isolate MMU2019108-1 chromosome 9, T2T-MMU8v2.0, whole genome shotgun sequence DNA harbors:
- the LOC144330993 gene encoding uncharacterized protein LOC144330993 yields the protein MLFNGANDVGDTLCPIGSWARTVDAAISIWLWTQSLQSQSKDGLSWNLEPANPVGQPVILEVKGKKKKKEKKKGKISHKTSRRLRRWKLLCCAFSNVYFHKQMAKKESLRIWPDVFISEPCISHIEEIQHIRCMVDPACSHSRCANKHTCDKAVQFSVVKSCVIPRDGAKDIGDVNRQQDSDATPLSAWRMLSPYTTKREMLPATSRP from the exons cCCTATTGGTTCCTGGGCTCGGACTGTTGATGCAGCTATTTCTATTTGGTTATGG ACTCAATCACTGCAGTCGCAATCAAAAGATGGCTTGAGCTGGAACCTGGAACCTGCTAATCCTGTTGGGCAGCCTGTGATTTTGgaagtgaagggaaaaaaaaagaaaaaagaaaagaaaaaagggaaaatttcaCATAAAACTTCCAGAAGACTAAGAAGATGGAAACTTTTGTGTTGTGCATTCAGTAACGTGTACTTTCATAAGCAGATGGCAAAGAAAGAAAGCCTGAGAATCTGGCCCGACGTTTTCATTTCAGAACCCTGCATTTCCCACATAGAGGAGATACAGCACATCCGTTGCATGGTAGATCCAGCTTGCTCTCATAGTCGTTGTgcaaataaacatacatgtgacAAAGCAGTGCAGTTTTCAGTTGTTAAAAGTTGTGTCATTCCACGAGATGGAGCAAAGGACATTGGCGATGTAAACAGGCAACAGGACTCTGACGCCACACCCCTCTCTGCATGGAGGATGCTCAGTCCTTATACCACAAAACGTGAGATGCTTCCGGCCACCTCCCGGCCCTGA